The nucleotide sequence ttcatattatacatatattgtacaaattatatcatatttaatataattcattttttcatatattaagcatatttcataaaatatattgcaataacTATAACTTGTATGTTTAATGTAagcaattacaaaatatttaactatatgaaaaaaattttatttatctcaatggaaaagattaaatacatttacttattcataaaaaaaaagaaaaaaaaatttatcaatttcatagtaaaatatgaaatattttttttctttcataaaatatatgtataatttaatatgacatattttatatttaattaattttaagttatgcaagatattaaatattttaatttttgaaaatttataatatataaatttataatatataaatatataaatttatatatacataaatatatatatatataaattatataatctatatatatagattatataatgtatgtatatatttagctgttattaaataaaatatagtatatattcataatattagtCTAGATATGGCGTCCAcataaagaaacaatttggAGACTGAGGGAAATATTTTGCCTTTTTATCTGCTTGATTATATCAAGTTAGATAGATATGAAAGAGTATTATAATGTAACTATTTAAAGACgtcacataaaaattaaaaagagcaCATTTCTTATATACCTGTTATTCTATCACTCTATCACTATTTcacatgttttaaaataatttatatattcaaaattttaatattcatgagATAGTttggaaaatcgattttagagattaaaataaatataaaagtaattaaatcttatttattaaattataaatattttaccatagatgaaataaaacagACAGCTATCTCGATCATATTAATATCTCACtttatccaattaaaatttcaatctataacttaataaataattttcaatttttatatatcagttcaaatgtgaataatttttgtgtttgtttagatttctaaaatcgatattaaatatcaataccaggatattctatatatattattaggcTAAAaccaaagataaatataaatagcaaaaaattattaaatataaaataaattatgaaaaaacaaatatatgctttgttatatgtatgtatgtattaataactgttctaatattaattagataacacagtttgaaaagaataattatgcCTCAAGTTTTAAcataattgtattttgataatattagaatactattataaaaatactataagggtattggaaaataaatttattttcatgtagtaaattatatttatattttttaaaaatgtcattattcaaaaaaaacatTGCAGTTTTTAgtactataatttaaaactaaaatctatatattatttataaatatatatatggatatttatttgtacttatttgaattaaaaatatttcaaataaactatttatataaaaaattaataattaattgattttgataatttacattattttattttaatttgcataaattttttacttaattacaaaaagaataaaaaattaaattaacgtattatatacttataacgTATACTTATACTTATACGTATACTTATAacgtattatatacttttctaaTACCCTTAGTAACTTCATTTTGtagacatatttttaataataaaaataaaatgtaataattaaatatcaaattttcatttctatttcataaaataaatgtaaaatatgttcatagaaatgtgaatattttgcttaaaatttcaattaaaaatattttatgcatatcatatcataaagaattaataataatggattttgaaattaaaaaaataaaatatgtaatataactaGTTcacatttctaaaaaatacttttattataaaaaatataaaactgtaattataaattcctttctcattatttaaaattacatttccttGAAAAATAGCAGTTTtacaagttattttaaaaataatatttatatctttcaaatatacCGCGATCTCCTGAGAATGAAATCTAAATAGTTAAatcatgatattaaataaaattttcttattaatttatctattcatAATCTTTTgcagagaaaataatataaataaatatcatatataataaataatagaattatattatgtatacgaTGGCCTTTGTATTTTCATGTACATTACTATTTACTGTTTttcataaatgatataataattatctggaaattttaaacgttaattaaaatcaatatattaacttttaataatattaataattggaatataattggtatatatttctacattattttcttatgcataacttatttatgtattttatagtaGATATGATATAGtggttattaataaaatctgttaaaattctataaatataaatatatatatatatatatatatatatatatatatatatatatatgtatatatgtatatatatattctgtaaatatatatatgatttgctttatcataaatattattattgaagatatatcttcaaaatatttcacaagaaatcgattttgaaaaactatatataatttataaaatttttaaattttagtattgttataaaataatgaaaattaaattaatattaatatcaaatattaatattatcataataataaatatattttttatatagtatatgaaataataataatgtgacaaaaatattaataaaaattttttaaacaggtattttattcttaaaagttttatgaaagaaatgtaaaatacaaattatgtaattatttctttccagCTATAATAATACCATCATATTTCTGCTGAAACCATTTCATTGCATCTTCTTTGGTAAGTCTATGTTGAAAACCAACTTTTccagtttttcttcttctgtgaGCTACATTGAAaccttaacaaaaaaaaaaaataatataaattacgcacaaaataatttttattaatcaatagttatttattattttattattttttgaattaattataattatatttttttataatgaaatatagtaaattaataaattaaattgtgctATCATGATAtcattaatgttaattatttatcttcttcaaaattttttaagctaTCATTCTGTTAATTGAAAAGTTAATTAAGATTTCTActcaattcattataaattttataatataaattgtaaatataaattgtagcTCCAATTAAGTAACACACCCAGTATAATAAAGTGGGCATGAGTTGCAAATATGAAGCCTATATTTTagcacatattttataaatatagatacaaCTGAATATAGTAGTAACTATTATGCCAAAtgtgcatatatttatatatttaacaaattgttcagaatattgaatataaaatgaaaacaaactAACCTGGTCGTCCGAGAACAACATAGAAATCCAAACCATAAATACCAATGCTGGGATCATATTTAATTCCTAAATCAATATGTTCTTGAATACCAAAACCAAAGTTTCCGGTAccagaaaaattctcttttcgtAATTCATATTCTCGtacctttaataaaaaaaaaaaattaatatcaaagaagaaaatattatgaaatatttaatataaataatagaattacttTCAATCCACGTTCAAGAATTTCTTCTGCTTTAGCACCTCGTACTGTGCAATGTActgcaattttttcattacgGCGAATTCCAAAAGATCGGACAGTGTATCTTGCTTTAGAAAATACAGGTTGTTGTCCAGTTAATTGTTCTAAtacctataaaaataaaataaataatataattgaaatatatttattatttatatttatatttattatttatatttttatttacaaaaataaaaataattttaaaaaagaaaattaattttttaaaatcaattcttattataaacaaaaatataaaaaaaatacttatatgtttatataatagttaaaatggtataaaagaatacaagaaaattatgaatgtattaacacaaatatattaacaaaaatgtgtagaacataatacataaaaaataaaatataaataataaatttataaataccttTGCAGCACGAGTTAGTCTATCAC is from Apis mellifera strain DH4 linkage group LG2, Amel_HAv3.1, whole genome shotgun sequence and encodes:
- the LOC726171 gene encoding 60S ribosomal protein L11, which encodes MADSKKSSEKKVEKRIEKKVRKEPKDASKNIMREVRIRKLCLNICVGESGDRLTRAAKVLEQLTGQQPVFSKARYTVRSFGIRRNEKIAVHCTVRGAKAEEILERGLKVREYELRKENFSGTGNFGFGIQEHIDLGIKYDPSIGIYGLDFYVVLGRPGFNVAHRRRKTGKVGFQHRLTKEDAMKWFQQKYDGIIIAGKK